The genomic region GCGGCGGTGGCGGCTACCTGTGGACCATCGATCCCAGCCAGTTCACCGACGTCGACGGACGCAACTACCTCTACTACGGCAGCTACTACGGCGGCATCTCGGTCACCGAATTGAGCCCGGACGGGCTGCGGGCGGTCGGCGCTCCGACGCTGGTGGCAGTCGACAACAAGTTCGAGGGCAGCTACGTGCTGCGCCACGACGGCTGGTACTACCTGTTCGCGTCCACAGCGAACTGCTGCGCCGGGCCGGCCACCGGCTACTCCGTCCAGGTCGGACGCGCGCGCAGCCCACGCGGCCCGTTCACCGACCGCGACGGTGTCGCGCTCACCGCGTCCCGGGCCGGCGGCACCCCGGGCCTCACCCAGAACGGCAACCGGTGGATCGGCACCGGGCACAACGGGTTCGTCACCGACCTGTCCGGGCAGGACTGGATCGTCTACCACGCCATCGACCGCGCCGACCCGTACCTCGACGAGCCGTTCGGCATCAACGAACGCCCGATGCTGCTGGACCGGCTCGACTGGATCGACGGCTGGCCGACTGTCAACGCGGGCGCCGGCCCGTCCGACGGGCTCCGGCCCGCGCCGGTCACGACCGGGCGAGTCGACGAACGGTTCGACACGACCGACCTGGCCCGCTGGCGACGCACCGGCCAGTGGCGGGTCGCCGACGGCCGGCTTACCGGCAGCGGCGCACTGACCAGCCGTACCACCGTCGGCGGAGACGTGCGCGCGGAGGCCGACCTGCGGCTGACCGGCGCGACAAGCGCCGGGGTCACCCTCGACGACCGGGTAGCGGTCCGGGTGGTCGGCGGCCGTCTCGTCGCCAGCGACGGCCGCAGGAGCGCCAGCGCGCCGCTGCCCGCCGGCTTCGCACCGGCCGACCGGCACAATCTGGCCATCGAGGTACGCGGGCGGCAGCTCGTCGCCGAGCTGAGCCCGGCCCGGCTGGGTGACCAGCTCGCCGTGGTGTCGTTGCGGCTGGACCGCCCGGCGGCCGGCCCGGTCGGGTTGACGGCCACCGGCGGCCCGGCCGAGTTCGACAACGTCAGCGTGGCCCGGCTGTACCAGCCGGCGAAGCGGGCGGTGCCCGAACCCCGCGTGACCGGTGCGCCGCTGCGGGCGTACTCCGACGAGTTCGACGACGGGCTCGACGGCGACTGGCGGTGGGTACGCGAGGACCCCGCGGCCACCGTCTCCGGCGGGGCGCTGCGCTGGCCGGTGCAGGCCGCCGACCTGACCGGCACCGGCAACACGGCGGGTGTGCTGCTGCGCGACGCGCCCACCGGCGACTACGTCGTCGAGACGACTGTGACCCTGGACCTCGGCGAGGAGACCGTCCGCAACTACCAGCAGGCCGGCCTGGTCGCCTACGTGGACGACGACCGGTTCGCCCGGCTGGCCCAGGTGGCGATCTGGAACACCCGCCAGGTCGAGTACGGCTACGAGCTGCCGTACGCCGGGCAGCCGGTCTACGGCGGCAGCATCGTCGGCACCCCGGCCACCACCACCTGGCTGCGCTTGGCGCACCACGTCGACCGGGCAACCGGTGAACACGAGTTCCGGGCCGGCTCCAGCCGCGACGGGCGTACCTGGACGTGGGGTGCGGTGTGGACCTTCCCGGCCGACACCACCCCCCGGATCGGGCTCGTCGCGCACGGCGGCGCCGAGCCGGCGGTCACCGCCGAGTTCGACTACCTGCGCTTCTACCGCTGAGGTGAAGTGCCCCCTGGATGGTCCAGGGGGCACTTCGTTTCGGGTCAGGCTTTCCGAGGAGGGCCGACACAGCATTCCTGATCAAATTGCCTGTTTGCGGGCTGTCGTACGATGAGGGAGCCGCGACGCCATTGTGGCAAGTCGCGGCTCCAGCGCTCGCACCGCGGGCGGATTGAAGCAGCCGCATGATCTGGTCAAAGCTCAGAAGCGACCGCACCTCTCACCGACTTCGCGCCGTGGACGACCTGCAGTTTCCTGCAAGCGGGCGGCAGCGGCTACGCAATCAGTTTCCCCATCTCAGCGACGACGACATTCACTTGGTCGAATCCGCTACCCGACAGTGGTTCCGACTCGTCGTCCGCCATTCCAGTACGAAGGTCACAATGCCGTCGGTCGCTGTGGACGTCCTGTGGCAGGAAATGACGTTGCACGCGCAGGATTACGCCGCCTTCTGCGACGCCGCGTTCGGGAGCCTTCTGCACCACCGGCCGAGGTCTGCGGCGAGTGCTGGCGCGGTCGACGCCGATCGCATCCCTCTGCTGCTGGCCACTCTGAGCCACAGCCGCCGGGACGAGGATTGTGGCCCCACCGGTCTGCCGCTGCTCTTCCGGGTCGACCAGGAAGTCGGCGTCCCGCAGGGCAACCGCTACCTGGCCGACTGCGGCGGGCGCGGCGAATGCTTCCCGGGCGCCGGCCTTCTCTGCCTGCAACACCTCGGAGGGCCGGGCAAGCGGCCCAGGGCGCCCGGCATCCGTGGTGACCTGCCCTTCAACGACGGCCGTCACGGCTACGCCGGCGGCGCAGGCGGCGGGGGTGGCGGCGAGTTGTACGGCGACGGCGAGGGCAGCAACTGAGGCCTCGCCCCACCGGCGCAGAAGCCCCTGCCTCCACGGCCGTCCGGCCGGACGGCCGTGGAGGCATCAGCACTGCTGGCCGGTCAACGCGGTCACCGATCGGTCCGTGCCGTCGTAGCTGCGGGCCGCGACGAAGGAGCCCGTCGGGCGCTGTCCACCGGTGACGGCGCGGGCCAGCCGCAGGTCCGCGTCGCGGAACCGCAGGGCCAGACTCAGGTGCGGCACCCACGCCCCCGGCGCGTGCCACGGGCGGTGCCCGTCGGCGTCGGCGAGAACGTCCCAGACGGCGGCGTGCAGCGCTGTCAGCGCCGGAGTGGGGCGTACCAGCCAGACCAGCGGCGCGCTGCCGTCGAGGACCACGACCCGGTCGAGCATGACCGGCAGCGGAAGCGCGGCGTCCAGCAGATCGGCCAAGCGGGGCTCGACTCCGGGCGGGAACTCGTCCACAGCGGCGACCGTCAGGTGCGGCCGGTTTGTGGGGTGGGTGTTGCGGGCCAGGCTGGGCAGCCCGACCTGCGCCAACCGGTCCCACGCCGCCCGCACCGCACCGTCCAACCCGCCCGAACACACCAACTCCACCGTCCGCACCCCGAAAAGCTATCCCCCGGCCGTCGCCCCCGCCTTCTCCCGGGTCGATCATGAGGTTGGCGGTGGGATATGCCGCTCGAACCCCGCCAACCTCATGATCACCGGGAGGGGGTGCAGGCGGCCGGTGGGTGGGTTAGAGCCAGCCGTTGTCCCGGGCGGTGCGCACGGCTGCGGCCCGGTCTGCCGCGCCGATTTTCTGCACTGCGGCGGAGAGGTGGTTGCGCACCGTGCCGGTGGACAGGTGCACCCGGCGGGCGATCACCGCGACCGGGGCGCCGAACTCCGCCAACCGCAGCGTCTCCAGCTCGCGGGGTGTCAACGGGCAGGTGGGAAGGGTGAGCGCGTCGGCGGCGAGCGACGGGTCGACGTACCGGCCGCCGGCGTGCACCCGGCGGATCACGTCGGCGAGCGCGCTGCCGGGGGCGCCCTTGGGCAGGAACCCCCGGGCGCCGGCGGTCAACGCCTGGCGCAGGTGACCCGGACGGCCGTGCCCGGTGAGGACGACCACAGCGCAGGCGGGACGGACGCGGGTCAGCTCGGCGGCGACAGCGATGCCGTCCAGGCCGGGCATCTCCAGATCCACCACTGCCACGTCGGGGCGGTGTGCGAGTGCCGCGGTGACCGCCGCCGGGCCGTCGGCGGCGTGTCCCACCACCTCGATGTCCGGCTCCAGAGCGAGCAGCGCGCCGACGGCGACCCGGATCAGGTCCTCGTCGTCAGCGAGCAGGACGCGGATCACGAGGTCACCGGCACGGCGGCCTCGATGGTGAAGACCGCGTCGTCCCGGCGTACCCGCAGTTCGCCGCCGGCGGCGGTGAGCCGGTCACCCAGCCCGCGCAGCCCGTGGCTGTAACCGTCGGGCCCTCGGTCGTCGACACCGTCGTTTGCCACAGTCATCCTGACCACGTCGTCCTCCCGTTGGAACTGGATCCGGCACCAGTCGGCGCGGCTGTGCCGCAGCACGTTCGTCCCCGCCTCCCGCAGCACGGCCGCCAGTTCGGTGGCAGCGCCCTGCGGCAGGTCCGCCGGTGGTGGGACGACAGTGCAGCGCACACCGCAGGAGCGCAGGACGCCCACCACGGCCTCCAACTGCTCGCCGAGGTCGACGGCCCGGTAGCCGTGCACTGTCTCCCGCACCTC from Micromonospora profundi harbors:
- a CDS encoding family 43 glycosylhydrolase; the encoded protein is MRHFRRGGALATVLLLLLAATPSPSVAGSPGPSRYRNPVSAAVGDTFADPVIVRGDDGFWYAYGTTDPLREGEHEFHRVPTARSADLVDWTYVGDAFGPDQRPPYAAPGAAFWAPDVRRVGDQWVMYVTVTDTIVSAEGSDYAIGAATAPSPTGPWTFAAQPVVAPRPGGGGGYLWTIDPSQFTDVDGRNYLYYGSYYGGISVTELSPDGLRAVGAPTLVAVDNKFEGSYVLRHDGWYYLFASTANCCAGPATGYSVQVGRARSPRGPFTDRDGVALTASRAGGTPGLTQNGNRWIGTGHNGFVTDLSGQDWIVYHAIDRADPYLDEPFGINERPMLLDRLDWIDGWPTVNAGAGPSDGLRPAPVTTGRVDERFDTTDLARWRRTGQWRVADGRLTGSGALTSRTTVGGDVRAEADLRLTGATSAGVTLDDRVAVRVVGGRLVASDGRRSASAPLPAGFAPADRHNLAIEVRGRQLVAELSPARLGDQLAVVSLRLDRPAAGPVGLTATGGPAEFDNVSVARLYQPAKRAVPEPRVTGAPLRAYSDEFDDGLDGDWRWVREDPAATVSGGALRWPVQAADLTGTGNTAGVLLRDAPTGDYVVETTVTLDLGEETVRNYQQAGLVAYVDDDRFARLAQVAIWNTRQVEYGYELPYAGQPVYGGSIVGTPATTTWLRLAHHVDRATGEHEFRAGSSRDGRTWTWGAVWTFPADTTPRIGLVAHGGAEPAVTAEFDYLRFYR
- a CDS encoding 2'-5' RNA ligase family protein; translated protein: MRTVELVCSGGLDGAVRAAWDRLAQVGLPSLARNTHPTNRPHLTVAAVDEFPPGVEPRLADLLDAALPLPVMLDRVVVLDGSAPLVWLVRPTPALTALHAAVWDVLADADGHRPWHAPGAWVPHLSLALRFRDADLRLARAVTGGQRPTGSFVAARSYDGTDRSVTALTGQQC
- a CDS encoding response regulator transcription factor, producing MIRVLLADDEDLIRVAVGALLALEPDIEVVGHAADGPAAVTAALAHRPDVAVVDLEMPGLDGIAVAAELTRVRPACAVVVLTGHGRPGHLRQALTAGARGFLPKGAPGSALADVIRRVHAGGRYVDPSLAADALTLPTCPLTPRELETLRLAEFGAPVAVIARRVHLSTGTVRNHLSAAVQKIGAADRAAAVRTARDNGWL